The DNA sequence ACGTCGCAGCACACAAGGTCGGCGAGCGACAGGGACGCAAAGCCCGCGCGATGGGCCGCGCAGACCCGTGGAACACGCCGATCTGTGACGTCGAACTCATCATCGAGGAGGCCGAATAATGGCAGACGAACACCAATTCATCGAAGACGGACTCCAGAAGTCCCAGATCGACGAGTTCTTCGCAGAAGAGCTCGGTCGAGCGGGCTACGGCGGCATGGACGTCGCCAAGACCCCGATGGGGACACAGATCGTCCTGAAGGCCGAGAAGCCCGGGATGGTCATCGGCAAGGGCGGGAAGAACATCCGCAAGATCACGCGGCAGCTCGAGGAGAAGTTCAACCTCGACGACCCGCAGATCGACGTGCAGGAGGTCGACGAACCCGACCTGAACGCACGCATCGTCGCGGACCGACTGGCCAACGCACTCGAGCGTGGCTGGTACTTCCGGAAGGCGGGTCACACGACCATCGACCGGATCATGGACTCCGGCGCCCTCGGTGCCGAGATCGTCCTGTCCGGCAAGGTCACGGGTGCCCGCTCGCGCGTTGAGAAGTTCAACCGCGGCTACATCAAGCACAACGGCGAACCCGCCCAGGAAGTCGTCGACGAAGGCCAGGGCGTCGCCGTCATGAAGCTCGGCACCATCGGTGTCACGGTGAAGATCATCCCGCCGGGCGCGGAGCTGCCCGACGACTTCACCATCGCCGAGGACGCCGACATCGAAGCCGTCGAGCAGGACCTCGCCGAGCCCGAGGAGGGCGTCGAGGGGCTGCTCGAGGAGCCTGAGGAAGCCGACGTCGAGGACTCCGAGACCGACGAGGTCTCCGAGACCGACGCCGAGCCTGAGGACGTCATCGACGAGGAAGTCGTCGAAGAGGTCATCGAGGAGACCGACGAGGAGCCGGTCGCCACGGGTGACGTCGACGACGACGAGGACGTCGAGGACATCGAAGAGGAACTCGACGCACTGGACGAGGAGGTCGAGGCGGAAGCCGCCGACCTCGTCGCCGAGATGGAAGACGACGAAGAGGAGGAGGATAACTGATGGCGATTCTCTACCCCGACGAGATCCGTGACATGACCCCCGCCGAGCGTGAGGCCGAAGTCGAGGAGCTCGAGACCGAGCTGCTCAACACGAAGGCCGTGCAGGCAGCGGGTGGCGCGCCGGAGAACCCCGGCCGAGTCAAGGAGCTCAAGAAGACCATCGCTCGGATCAAGACGATCCAGCAAGAAGAAGGCGACAACGAGTAACCAATGGCACTGACACCCGAGACCCTGCTGCGACACGAACTCAACGGCCTCCCGGTGCGGGTCGTTGACGCCGCTAACCCCGACCTCGTCGGGATAGCCGGCCGTGTCGTCGTCGAGACGATGCAGACGCTGCACGTCGACGACGGGACTCGGGTGCGTCAGGTGCCGAAGCGAGGGGCGACCCTCGAATTCGCGCTCACCCAGGGTGAGCCAGCGTCCGTCGACACCCTATCGACGGACCGAACACGCACAGATGAAGCCGCTGTGGGCCGCAAGGCCTCAGGGTCCACGTCCAAACGGGAGTCGGAAACTGCCGGGGTATTACCCGGTCAGTCTGGTTCGACCCGAGAGGGCTCGCCGGAGGTCGACGAACACCCTAGTTCGTCGCACGCCGGTGACTGCCAGGACGTGGTCTACGTTACGGTGGATGGCGTACGACTGCTCTCACGACCCGCCAACCGCACCGAAGTCACAGGTGATTCGAAATGGCGTTAGGATTGAACGTACCAGAACCGGAGGAAGCCTGCTCCGACGAGAACTGCCCGTTCCACGGAACCCTTTCCGTGCGCGGTCAGACGCTCGAGGGCACCGTTGCCTCCACAGACATGGACAAAACCGTCGTTGTTGAACGCGAATACGACGTTCGCGTTCCCAAGTACGACCGCTACATGAAGCGGCGTAGTCGCGTTCCGGCCCACGCACCCCCGTGCATGGACCTCGAGGAAGGCGACACGGTTCGTATCGCAGAGACCCGACCACTGTCGAAGACGAAGTCGCACGTGGTCGTCGCAACGCTCGCTGATGAGGGTGATGCCTGATGGAAGCACTGAAGGCTGACGTCACGCAGGGCCTGGAGAAAGGCTCCCTCATCACGTGCGCAGACAACACCGGAGCCCGCCAGCTGAAGGTTATCAGCGTCTCGGGCTACTCCGGAACGAAGAATCGACACCCCAAAGCGGGAATCGCCGACAAGGTGACCGTCTCGGTCACCAAGGGCACGCCGGAGATGCGGCGTCAGGTGCTGGAGGCCGTCGTGGTCCGCCAGCGCAAGCCCATCCGGCGTCCCGACGGCACGCGCCTGAAGTTCGAGGACAATGCAGCCGTCATCATCGACGAGATGGAAGAGCCTCGCGGGACCGAAATCAAGGGTCCCATCGCGCGTGAAGTCGCAGAGCGCTTCGGGAGCATCGCCAGCACGGCAACCATGATCGTATAGACCATGAGTAAACAGCCACGCAAACAGCGAACCCAGAAGCGAGACGCGCCGCTCCACAAGCGGCAGAATCAGGTTCGTGCGACGCTGTCCGACGACCTCCGCGAGGAGTACGGCCAGCGAAACGTGCGCGTCAACGCCGGAGACACCGTCGAGGTGCTCCGCGGTGACCACGCGGGTACGGAAGGTGAAGTCCTCAAGGTTGACCTCAAAGACGAGGTCATCCACGTCGAGGACGTCACCGTCGAGAAGGCAGACGGCGAGGAGACGCCTCGTCCGCTCGTCGCCTCGAACGTCCGCGTCACGGAGCTCGACCTGGAAGACGACCGCCGGGAGGCGCGTCTCGAGGAGGGTAACGAATGAGTAACCACCAGAAGCGACTCTCGGTTCCGAAGTCTTGGCCGATCGAGCGGAAGGAATCGACGTTCACCGTCAAAGCCGATGCCGGACCGCACGGTGAGGCTGGCGTCCCGCTAGTCATCATCCTGCGCGACGTCCTCGGCTACGTCGACTCCGTGAAGGAGGCGCGCTACGCGCTCAACCAGGGGACGGTTCTCGTCAACGGCGAGAAGTCCGTCGACCACCGTCGCCCCATCGGCATGTTCGACATCCTCGCGTTCACGCAACGCGAAGAGTACTACCGCGTCTTCCCCGGCGAGGGCGGTCGGCTCAGCCTGACCCCCATCGACGCCGACGCGGCCTCCAGCCGACTCGGCAAGGTCGTCGGCAAGCGCCAGGTCAAAGGTGGCGACTTCCAGCTGCAGCTCCACGACGGGACGAACGTCCGCGTCGAGGACGGCAGCGAATACGGCACCAACGACTCGGTCGTCGTCGACAACGAGTCCAAGGAGATCGTCGCCCACTTCACCTACGAAGAGGGCGCGCTCGTGACCGCCGTCGCCGGCGGCCACGCGGGCAACATCGGCACGCTCGACGAGATCGTCGTCACGGCCGGCAGTGGTCCGAACACGGTCCACGTCGAGACCGACGACGGCGAGTTCGAGACGGTCGAAGACTACGTCGTCGTCATCGACGAGAACTTCACGGGTGATGACGAATGAGCGAGGCAGAGTTCCACGAGATGCGCCAGCCGCGCATCGAGAAGGTCGTCGTCCACATGGGCGTCGGCGAAGGTGGGCGTACCCTCGCGAAGGCAGAGGACATCCTCGAGGACATCACAGGCCAGGAGAGCGTCCGGACGCAGTCCGGCCGCGCCGGCCAAGACTTCGGTGTCCGCCGTGGGACCCCCGTCGGCGCGAAGGTCACCCTTCGTGACGACGCGGCCCACGAGTTCCTCGAGACGGCGCTCCCGATCACCGACCTGAAGACGAAGCAGTTCGACGAGAACGGCAACTTCAGCTTCGGTGTCGACGAGCACACCGACTTCCCGAGCCAAGAGTACGACCCGCAGATCGGTATCTACGGGCTGGACGTCACGGTCAACATGGTCCGCCCCGGCTACCGTATCAAGAAGCGTGACAAGGTGACGCGCTCGATCCCGTCGAGCCACCGCCTCACGCCCGAGGACGCGGTTGCGTTCCTCGAGCAGACCTTCGACGTTGAGGTGAACGAATGAGCGAAACCGAAAGCGAAGCCACGGGCGAGCACGCGACACGCCGCACGGGCCAGCAGAACGAGTGTCGTCGATGTGGCCGTAAGCAGGGCCTCGTCGGCAAGTACGACATCAATCTCTGCCGCCAGTGCTTCCGCGAAGTCGCCCGCAGTATGGGCTTCAAGAAGTACCGATAACAATGGCAGGCAACGACCCACTCAGCAACGCCCTCTCCGGTGTGAACAACGCCGAGAGTGTTGGGCATCTGTCGCACACTGTTGAGCCCGCCTCGAACATCATCGGCTCCGTCCTCGAGGTCTTCTACGACCGCGGGTACGTCGACGGCTTCGAGTTCGTCGACGACGGTAAATCGGGCCGATTCGAGGTCGAACTGAAAGGCGCTATCAACGAATGTGGCGTCGTCAAGCCCCGCTACTCCGCGGGCGCAGACGAGTTCGAGAAGTGGGAGAAGCGGTTCCTCCCCGCCCGTGACTACGGGACGCTCATCGTCACGACGAGCCACGGCGTCATGAGCCACTACGACGCCCGCGAACAGGGCATCGGTGGCCAAGTCATCGCATACGTCTACTAACATGAACCGAGTCGAAATCGAAATCCCAGAAGACGTCTCGGCCGAGGTCGACCATCTCGACCTGACCGTGGAGGGACCGAACGGAAGCGTCACGCGACGCCTCTGGTTCCCCGCGGTGACTGTGAGCGTCGAAGACGACCACGTCGTCATCGAGTCCGACGAAGAGGACGCGAAGACGAACGCCACCATCGGTACGTTCGAGAGCCATGTGACGAACATGCTCCACGGCGTCACCGACGGGTGGGAGTACAAGATGGAAGTCTACTACGCTCACTTCCCGATGCAGGTCAAAGTCGAGGGCGACGAAGTCGTCATCTCGAACTTCCTCGGCGAGAAGGCGCCGCGACGCGCACAGATTCGCGGCGACACACAGGTACAGGTCGACGGTGAAGAGCTCTCCCTGACGGGCCCCAACAAGGAGGACGTCGGGCAGACTGCCGCCGACATCGAACAGCTGACGCGCGTCTCGGACAAGGACACTCGTGTCTTCCAGGACGGCGTCTACATCGTAGAGAAGCCCACGGCAGGAGGTGCCTAAATGGCCGACGACATTCAGGAACTCGAAGACATCAGCGGTGTCGGTCCGTCGAAGGCCGACGCACTCCGTGCGGCCGGTTACGAGACGGTCGAAGACGTAAAGGCCGCGAGCCAGTCGGAACTGGCGGAGGTCGAGGGCATCGGTAACGCCCTTGCCGCCCGTATCAAGGCCGACGTTGGCGGTCTCGAAGTCAAAGAAGAAGAGGAGACCGAGGCAGAGGTCGAAGACGAGACCGAAGCCGAGGAAGAAGTCGAAGAGGACGTCGAGACGGAGCTGCGCCCGCGCGGCCACGTCGACAAGACGCCCAACCTGGACGCGGACACGGCTCGCGCACTCGCACAGAAGCACCGCGAGGGCAAGCCGCAGTTCAACCGCCAGGACTACCACAAGAAGAAGCGCACCCCCACCTCGTGGCGCAAGCCCCGCGGCAACCTCTCGAAGCAGCGCCGTGGCATCAAGGGCAAGGGCCCGATGGTCGAGGCGGGCTACCGCACGCCGAAGGCCGCCCGCGGTCTGCACCCGAGCGGCTTCGAGGAAGTCTACGTGCACAACGTGGACGACCTCGAGGGTGTCGACGGCGACACCCAGGCCGTCCGCATCGCCAGCAAGGTGGGCGCTCGCAAGCGCGAGCGCATCGAAGAGGTCGCCGAGGACGAGGAGATTCGCGTCCTCAACCCGACCTACGTCGAAGTGGAGGTTGACGAATGAGCAACCTGAGAGCGCAGAAGCGACTCGCCGCGGACGAACTCGACGTCGGCAAGAGCCGCGTCTGGTTCGACCCCGAGGCACAGGAAGAGATCGCCGACGCCATCACGCGCGAGGACATCCGCGAGCTCATCGAGCAGGGCACCATCAGTGCCAAGGACGCGAAGGGTAACTCCCGCGGCCGCGCTCGCGAGCGAGCCGACAAGCGCGCCTACGGTCACCGCAAGGGACCGGGCACCCGCAAGGGGAAGAAGGGCGGTCGGAAGAGCTCGAAAGACGAATGGATCAGCCGGATTCGCGCCCAGCGAAGCCGACTGAAGGAACTCCGCGACGACGGTCCGCTGAACCGGACGCAGTACCGCACGCTCTACAACAAGGCGAGCGGTGGCGAGTTCGACAGCGTCGACCGTCTCGAGGCGTTCATCCAGAACAACTACGATATCGAACTGGAGGAGAAGTAAATGGCAACTGGACCACGATACAAGGTGCCCATGCGGCGCCGCCGTGAGGTCCGAACGGATTACCACCAGAGGTTGCGCCTGTTGAAATCGGGCAAGCCCCGCCTTGTCGCTCGCGTGAGCAACAAGCACGTCAGGGCGCAGCTGGCCACCCCCGGAACGGAGGGTGACGAAATCCACGCCGCCGCATCCAGTGAGGACCTCGCTGAGTACGGCTGGGAAGCCCCGACGGGCAACATCCCCAGCGCGTACCTGACAGGGTATCTCGCCGGTCTGCGCGCGGTGGACGCTGGTCTCGAGGAAGCGGTCCTCGACATCGGTCTGAACACGGCGACGCCGGGCAACAAGGTGTTCGCAGTACAGGAAGGAGCAATCGACGCAGGGCTCGAAATCCCGCACAACGAGAGCGTCATGGCGGACTGGTCGCGTAACCGCGGCGAGCACATCGCCGAATACGCCGAGCAGCTCGACGAGCCGCTCTACGGTCGGGACTTCGACGCCACTGAACTGCCCGGGCACTTCGACGACGTGCTCGAGCGACTTCAGGAGGACGCATGAGCAGACGCAACAACAACGACGGCTGGGAGCCGCGTACGCGACTCGGCCGCAAGGTACAGAACGGTGACATCACCTCGATGGACCAGGCACTCGAATCGGGTCTTCCCCTCAAGGAGCCCGAGATCGTCGACCAGCTCCTCGGTGGACTGGACGACGAGGTGCTCGACATCAACATGGTGCAGCGCATGACCGACTCCGGTCGGCGTGTCAAGTTCCGCTGTGTCTGTGCGGTCGGGAACCGCGACGGCTATCTCGGCTACGCGGAGGCACGCGACGACCAGGTCGGTGGCGCCATCCAGAAGGCCATCGAAGTGGCGAAGCTGAACATCATCAGCGTCGACCGCGGCTCGGGCTCGTGGGAGGACCGCCCCGGCGGTACCCACTCGCTCACGCGGAAGGCGAAGGGCAAGGCCGGCTCGGTCACGGTCGAGATCATCCCCGCACCGATGGGTCTCGGCCTCGCGGCCGCAGAGACCGTCCGGAAGATCCTCGAACTCGCCGGCGTGCAGGACGCCTGGACGAAGTGTGACGGGAACACCCGGACGACGGTCAACCTCGCGAAGGCGACCTACAACGCCCTGCAGAACGCCTCGCAGTCGCGGACGCCACAGCGCGCCCGCGAGAAGCAGCGTGAGGTGAGCGACTGATGAAAGCAGTCGTCCAGATCCGTGGTGAGGTCGACCAGAGTGCCAAGGTGAACGACACCCTGGGTATGCTCAACCTCCACCGCGTCAACCACTGTACGCTCGTCCCGTGGACGGACACGTACCGTGGCATGGTGACGAAGGTCAACGACTGGGTCGCCTACGGCGAACCCAGCGTCGACGTCGTCGAGACGCTCCTCGAGAAGCGTGCCGAACCCTTCCAGGGTAAGGAAGACGTCGACGAGGAGTGGCTCTCGGAGAACACCGACTACGACGACTTCGGCTCGCTCGCCGAGGCACTCGTCGACGAGGAGACCACGCTGAAGGAGCAGGGTCTCTCGCCGGTGCTCCGTCTGCACCCGCCCCGTGGCGGCCACGATGGCATCAAGCATCCGACGAAGGAAGGCGGTCAGCTCGGCAAGCACACGTCCGAGCAGATCGACGACCTCCTGGAGGCGATGCGATAATGACGAGCAAGAAACGACGCCAGCGCGGCTCGCGCACGCACGGCGGCGGTACCCACAAGAACCGGCGTGGTGCCGGACACCGTGGTGGCCGTGGCCGCGCCGGCCGCTCCAAGCACGAGAAGCACAACTACGCGCCGCTCGGCAAGTACGGCTTCAAGCGTCCCGAGGACGCCCAGACGACGGTGCTCGAAGTCACCGTCCAGAAGCTCGACGAGGACGCCGCGCTGCTCGCCGCAGACGGTCTCGCCGAGAAAGAGGGCGACGCGTACCACATCGACGCACGCGACGTCGTCGAGGACGGCTACGACGCCGACGCCGTGAAGGTGCTCGGCAGCGGGCAGGTCCGTCAGGAACTGCACGTCGTCGCCGACGCGTTCACCGCGGGCGCAGTCGAACTCATCGAAGAGGCCGGCGGTAGCGCCGAACTCTCGGAGCGTGCCGAGGAAGAGGCCGACGAGGCCGACGCCGAAGACGACGAGTAACTCGTCGCACGCCGAACGATACCGCTTCGCACACTTTTCGATTTTTCGACAGCTACCGAGCGACAGCACTCCGCAGCGGTAGACGTGACAGGGGACAGTTCGTTTCAACGAACGAGTAAACGCAGTTCTCAAACCCCGAAAAGGGCTAAAGCGAA is a window from the Halogranum gelatinilyticum genome containing:
- a CDS encoding 30S ribosomal protein S3 — translated: MADEHQFIEDGLQKSQIDEFFAEELGRAGYGGMDVAKTPMGTQIVLKAEKPGMVIGKGGKNIRKITRQLEEKFNLDDPQIDVQEVDEPDLNARIVADRLANALERGWYFRKAGHTTIDRIMDSGALGAEIVLSGKVTGARSRVEKFNRGYIKHNGEPAQEVVDEGQGVAVMKLGTIGVTVKIIPPGAELPDDFTIAEDADIEAVEQDLAEPEEGVEGLLEEPEEADVEDSETDEVSETDAEPEDVIDEEVVEEVIEETDEEPVATGDVDDDEDVEDIEEELDALDEEVEAEAADLVAEMEDDEEEEDN
- the rpmC gene encoding 50S ribosomal protein L29 encodes the protein MAILYPDEIRDMTPAEREAEVEELETELLNTKAVQAAGGAPENPGRVKELKKTIARIKTIQQEEGDNE
- a CDS encoding ribonuclease P protein component 1 — protein: MALTPETLLRHELNGLPVRVVDAANPDLVGIAGRVVVETMQTLHVDDGTRVRQVPKRGATLEFALTQGEPASVDTLSTDRTRTDEAAVGRKASGSTSKRESETAGVLPGQSGSTREGSPEVDEHPSSSHAGDCQDVVYVTVDGVRLLSRPANRTEVTGDSKWR
- a CDS encoding 30S ribosomal protein S17, with protein sequence MALGLNVPEPEEACSDENCPFHGTLSVRGQTLEGTVASTDMDKTVVVEREYDVRVPKYDRYMKRRSRVPAHAPPCMDLEEGDTVRIAETRPLSKTKSHVVVATLADEGDA
- a CDS encoding 50S ribosomal protein L14, producing the protein MEALKADVTQGLEKGSLITCADNTGARQLKVISVSGYSGTKNRHPKAGIADKVTVSVTKGTPEMRRQVLEAVVVRQRKPIRRPDGTRLKFEDNAAVIIDEMEEPRGTEIKGPIAREVAERFGSIASTATMIV
- the rplX gene encoding 50S ribosomal protein L24, with amino-acid sequence MSKQPRKQRTQKRDAPLHKRQNQVRATLSDDLREEYGQRNVRVNAGDTVEVLRGDHAGTEGEVLKVDLKDEVIHVEDVTVEKADGEETPRPLVASNVRVTELDLEDDRREARLEEGNE
- a CDS encoding 30S ribosomal protein S4e; protein product: MSNHQKRLSVPKSWPIERKESTFTVKADAGPHGEAGVPLVIILRDVLGYVDSVKEARYALNQGTVLVNGEKSVDHRRPIGMFDILAFTQREEYYRVFPGEGGRLSLTPIDADAASSRLGKVVGKRQVKGGDFQLQLHDGTNVRVEDGSEYGTNDSVVVDNESKEIVAHFTYEEGALVTAVAGGHAGNIGTLDEIVVTAGSGPNTVHVETDDGEFETVEDYVVVIDENFTGDDE
- a CDS encoding 50S ribosomal protein L5, which translates into the protein MSEAEFHEMRQPRIEKVVVHMGVGEGGRTLAKAEDILEDITGQESVRTQSGRAGQDFGVRRGTPVGAKVTLRDDAAHEFLETALPITDLKTKQFDENGNFSFGVDEHTDFPSQEYDPQIGIYGLDVTVNMVRPGYRIKKRDKVTRSIPSSHRLTPEDAVAFLEQTFDVEVNE
- a CDS encoding 30S ribosomal protein S14, which gives rise to MSETESEATGEHATRRTGQQNECRRCGRKQGLVGKYDINLCRQCFREVARSMGFKKYR
- a CDS encoding 30S ribosomal protein S8; amino-acid sequence: MAGNDPLSNALSGVNNAESVGHLSHTVEPASNIIGSVLEVFYDRGYVDGFEFVDDGKSGRFEVELKGAINECGVVKPRYSAGADEFEKWEKRFLPARDYGTLIVTTSHGVMSHYDAREQGIGGQVIAYVY
- a CDS encoding 50S ribosomal protein L6, translated to MNRVEIEIPEDVSAEVDHLDLTVEGPNGSVTRRLWFPAVTVSVEDDHVVIESDEEDAKTNATIGTFESHVTNMLHGVTDGWEYKMEVYYAHFPMQVKVEGDEVVISNFLGEKAPRRAQIRGDTQVQVDGEELSLTGPNKEDVGQTAADIEQLTRVSDKDTRVFQDGVYIVEKPTAGGA
- a CDS encoding 50S ribosomal protein L32e codes for the protein MADDIQELEDISGVGPSKADALRAAGYETVEDVKAASQSELAEVEGIGNALAARIKADVGGLEVKEEEETEAEVEDETEAEEEVEEDVETELRPRGHVDKTPNLDADTARALAQKHREGKPQFNRQDYHKKKRTPTSWRKPRGNLSKQRRGIKGKGPMVEAGYRTPKAARGLHPSGFEEVYVHNVDDLEGVDGDTQAVRIASKVGARKRERIEEVAEDEEIRVLNPTYVEVEVDE
- a CDS encoding 50S ribosomal protein L19e encodes the protein MSNLRAQKRLAADELDVGKSRVWFDPEAQEEIADAITREDIRELIEQGTISAKDAKGNSRGRARERADKRAYGHRKGPGTRKGKKGGRKSSKDEWISRIRAQRSRLKELRDDGPLNRTQYRTLYNKASGGEFDSVDRLEAFIQNNYDIELEEK
- a CDS encoding 50S ribosomal protein L18 — its product is MATGPRYKVPMRRRREVRTDYHQRLRLLKSGKPRLVARVSNKHVRAQLATPGTEGDEIHAAASSEDLAEYGWEAPTGNIPSAYLTGYLAGLRAVDAGLEEAVLDIGLNTATPGNKVFAVQEGAIDAGLEIPHNESVMADWSRNRGEHIAEYAEQLDEPLYGRDFDATELPGHFDDVLERLQEDA
- a CDS encoding 30S ribosomal protein S5: MSRRNNNDGWEPRTRLGRKVQNGDITSMDQALESGLPLKEPEIVDQLLGGLDDEVLDINMVQRMTDSGRRVKFRCVCAVGNRDGYLGYAEARDDQVGGAIQKAIEVAKLNIISVDRGSGSWEDRPGGTHSLTRKAKGKAGSVTVEIIPAPMGLGLAAAETVRKILELAGVQDAWTKCDGNTRTTVNLAKATYNALQNASQSRTPQRAREKQREVSD
- a CDS encoding 50S ribosomal protein L30, with amino-acid sequence MKAVVQIRGEVDQSAKVNDTLGMLNLHRVNHCTLVPWTDTYRGMVTKVNDWVAYGEPSVDVVETLLEKRAEPFQGKEDVDEEWLSENTDYDDFGSLAEALVDEETTLKEQGLSPVLRLHPPRGGHDGIKHPTKEGGQLGKHTSEQIDDLLEAMR
- a CDS encoding uL15m family ribosomal protein, which produces MTSKKRRQRGSRTHGGGTHKNRRGAGHRGGRGRAGRSKHEKHNYAPLGKYGFKRPEDAQTTVLEVTVQKLDEDAALLAADGLAEKEGDAYHIDARDVVEDGYDADAVKVLGSGQVRQELHVVADAFTAGAVELIEEAGGSAELSERAEEEADEADAEDDE